Proteins co-encoded in one Alphaproteobacteria bacterium PA2 genomic window:
- a CDS encoding guanylate kinase: MSPADEHHKPWETQRRGLLLLMSSPSGAGKTSLSRRLVADYSDLTLSISATTRGPRPGEENGREYHFVSDDEFDRLIADDQMLEWAAVHDHRYGTPRKPVIEALEQGHDVLFDIDWQGARYISAAMPDDSVRVFVLPPSWSDLSRRLHARAQDHEDVIQRRLERGREEITHWGEYDYVIVNKNFDRAYADLSHIYRAERIKPGRNTWIGDFVEELRNEGA; the protein is encoded by the coding sequence ATGAGCCCGGCGGATGAGCACCACAAACCCTGGGAGACCCAGAGGCGAGGTCTTCTGCTGCTCATGTCCAGCCCGTCCGGGGCCGGCAAGACCTCCTTGTCCCGGCGGCTTGTCGCTGACTATTCAGACCTGACCCTTTCGATCTCGGCCACTACCCGCGGCCCGCGGCCCGGGGAGGAAAATGGTCGGGAATATCATTTCGTGTCTGACGATGAATTCGACCGGCTGATCGCCGATGACCAGATGCTCGAATGGGCCGCGGTTCACGATCACCGGTACGGCACCCCGCGCAAGCCGGTGATCGAGGCTCTGGAGCAGGGGCACGACGTTCTGTTCGACATCGACTGGCAGGGTGCACGATACATCAGCGCCGCCATGCCTGACGATTCTGTGCGGGTATTTGTTCTGCCGCCATCCTGGTCGGACCTTTCCCGCCGTCTGCATGCCCGGGCCCAGGACCATGAAGATGTCATCCAGCGGCGACTTGAGCGCGGGCGGGAGGAGATCACCCACTGGGGTGAGTACGACTATGTCATCGTCAACAAGAACTTCGACCGCGCCTATGCCGATCTCAGCCACATCTATCGTGCAGAGCGCATTAAGCCTGGCCGGAACACCTGGATCGGCGACTTCGTCGAAGAGTTGCGGAACGAAGGCGCCTAG
- a CDS encoding preprotein translocase subunit SecG, translating into MLGILLVCHILVSIALTGVVLLQRSEGGALGMGGGPTGMMSARGAGDLLTRTTWILATLFFVLSISLTLLSGKSRGATSVVDRVKMNNLAPSTLNRPPAGQAPGQTAPTTPDGAPAPIQAPTPTVNNPFAGEVEPAAPTKP; encoded by the coding sequence ATGCTCGGAATTCTGCTCGTCTGTCACATCCTGGTCAGTATCGCGCTGACTGGCGTCGTTCTGTTGCAGCGGTCAGAAGGGGGCGCCCTGGGCATGGGCGGCGGGCCCACCGGTATGATGAGCGCCCGCGGCGCCGGGGATCTGCTGACCCGCACGACCTGGATCCTGGCAACGCTGTTCTTCGTTCTCAGCATCAGCCTTACCCTGCTGTCGGGCAAATCCCGTGGCGCCACTTCGGTTGTTGACCGGGTGAAGATGAACAATCTCGCGCCCAGCACGCTCAACCGTCCTCCGGCTGGTCAGGCTCCCGGGCAGACGGCGCCCACCACGCCAGACGGCGCGCCTGCGCCGATCCAGGCGCCGACTCCGACCGTCAACAATCCCTTCGCCGGCGAAGTTGAGCCTGCGGCTCCGACAAAACCGTAA
- a CDS encoding CTP synthetase: MTRYIFITGGVVSSLGKGLASAALGALLQARGYKVRLRKLDPYLNVDPGTMSPYQHGEVFVTDDGAETDLDLGHYERFTGVNATGADNITTGQIYKTIIEKERRGDYLGATVQVIPHVTDEIKQFVLSDPGEGVDFVLVEIGGTVGDIEGLPFFEAIRQLGQELPRGHACYIHLTLLPYIKTAGEMKTKPTQHSVKELRSIGIQPDILLCRCEQPIPDSERRKIGQFCNVRESAVIQAMDSSSIYGVPLDYHAQGLDREVLDVFGMRDSAPAPDLSRWQDISDRLTNPDGEVNIAIVGKYTGLTDAYKSLVEALIHGGVASNVRVRLDWIEGEAFEREEGLIAERLTEVHGVLVPGAFGQRGSGGMIRAIQFAREHQIPYFGICFGMQMAMVEAARNLAGLSEASSTEFGPTPEPVVGLMTEWTKGNQREMRGEGDDLGGTMRLGSYEAVLTPGSLVSEIYGSTVIHERHRHRYEVNIGYRQAIERAGLSFSGLSPDGVLPEICERPDHPWFVGVQFHPELKSRPFDPHPLFSSFIGAAKVRSRLV; this comes from the coding sequence ATGACCCGGTACATTTTCATCACCGGCGGCGTGGTCTCTTCCCTTGGAAAAGGTCTGGCGTCCGCCGCCCTCGGCGCGCTCCTGCAGGCCCGTGGATACAAGGTCCGCCTGCGCAAGCTGGACCCCTATCTCAATGTCGATCCTGGGACGATGAGCCCCTATCAGCACGGGGAGGTCTTCGTCACGGACGATGGGGCCGAGACCGATCTGGATCTTGGGCACTACGAGCGGTTCACAGGCGTGAACGCCACGGGCGCCGACAACATCACGACCGGACAGATCTACAAGACCATCATCGAGAAGGAGCGGCGGGGCGACTATCTGGGCGCAACTGTCCAGGTCATTCCGCACGTCACCGATGAGATCAAACAGTTCGTCCTCTCTGATCCAGGCGAAGGCGTCGATTTTGTCCTGGTGGAGATCGGCGGCACTGTAGGCGATATCGAAGGCCTGCCCTTCTTTGAGGCCATTCGTCAGCTCGGGCAGGAACTGCCACGCGGGCATGCCTGCTACATCCATCTCACCTTGCTGCCCTACATCAAGACCGCCGGTGAGATGAAGACCAAGCCGACCCAGCACTCCGTCAAGGAGTTGCGGTCCATCGGCATCCAGCCCGACATACTGCTGTGCCGGTGCGAGCAGCCCATTCCTGACAGCGAGCGCCGGAAGATCGGTCAGTTCTGCAATGTCCGGGAGAGTGCGGTCATCCAGGCCATGGACTCCAGCAGCATCTACGGCGTGCCTCTGGACTATCACGCCCAGGGTCTGGATCGGGAAGTCCTTGACGTCTTCGGGATGCGCGACTCTGCACCGGCTCCGGACCTGTCCCGGTGGCAGGACATTTCAGACCGCCTGACCAATCCTGATGGCGAGGTCAACATCGCCATTGTCGGCAAATACACCGGCCTGACAGACGCCTACAAATCCCTGGTGGAAGCCCTGATCCATGGTGGAGTTGCCAGCAATGTCCGCGTCCGACTGGACTGGATCGAGGGCGAGGCTTTCGAGCGCGAGGAAGGTCTGATCGCCGAGCGCCTGACCGAGGTCCATGGCGTCCTTGTGCCTGGAGCCTTTGGTCAGCGGGGGTCCGGCGGCATGATCCGGGCGATCCAGTTCGCCCGGGAACACCAGATTCCCTATTTCGGTATCTGCTTCGGCATGCAGATGGCCATGGTGGAAGCTGCCCGCAATCTGGCGGGGCTCTCCGAGGCGTCTTCAACCGAATTCGGCCCGACACCTGAACCTGTCGTCGGTCTGATGACGGAATGGACCAAGGGCAATCAGCGCGAAATGCGTGGGGAAGGCGACGATCTCGGCGGAACCATGCGTCTGGGGTCCTACGAAGCCGTCCTGACCCCGGGCTCCCTGGTGTCGGAAATCTATGGCTCCACGGTCATTCATGAGCGTCACCGCCACCGCTATGAAGTGAACATCGGCTACAGGCAGGCCATTGAGCGGGCCGGGCTGTCCTTCAGCGGTCTCTCTCCGGATGGTGTCCTGCCGGAAATCTGCGAGAGGCCGGATCATCCCTGGTTCGTCGGGGTTCAGTTCCACCCGGAGCTGAAGAGCCGACCCTTTGATCCCCACCCACTGTTCTCAAGCTTCATCGGGGCTGCGAAGGTTCGCAGCCGCCTGGTGTGA
- a CDS encoding 50S ribosomal protein L32: protein MAVPKRKVSPSRRNMRRSHHALGANSFVEDKETGELKRPHHVDLKTGMYKGRQVITPKQD, encoded by the coding sequence GTGGCCGTTCCTAAACGCAAAGTATCCCCGTCCCGTCGCAACATGCGTCGCTCGCATCACGCCCTGGGCGCCAACAGCTTTGTCGAAGACAAGGAAACCGGCGAACTGAAGCGTCCGCACCATGTCGATCTGAAGACCGGCATGTACAAGGGCCGTCAGGTCATCACGCCCAAGCAGGACTAA
- a CDS encoding enoyl-CoA hydratase: MLLVDIANSVALVTLNRPEAMNALSRELRAELHRTLSALDADPQVKVIVLTGAGDRAFTAGLDLKELGEDPDGLKAANATEPSENPAWAVIACQKPVIGAINGVAITGGFEVALACDVLICSTRARFADTHARVGITPGWGLSQKLSRLIGPYRAKELSLTGNFLDAETAYAWGLANRVVAPEELIPTALKLAADMAQIDVEMLTGYKAMIDDGYEMSLRQGLELEHARSSAHNRHVTPDMVEQRRAGIQARGRAQ, translated from the coding sequence ATGCTTTTGGTGGACATTGCGAACTCGGTTGCCCTGGTGACGCTCAACCGGCCAGAAGCAATGAATGCACTCTCAAGGGAGCTCCGGGCTGAACTGCATCGGACGCTCAGTGCGCTGGACGCTGATCCCCAGGTGAAGGTTATCGTCCTGACCGGCGCTGGCGACCGGGCGTTTACCGCCGGCCTGGATCTCAAGGAGTTGGGAGAAGACCCGGACGGCCTAAAGGCCGCCAATGCGACGGAACCCTCCGAGAATCCCGCCTGGGCGGTCATCGCCTGCCAGAAGCCTGTCATCGGAGCAATCAATGGCGTGGCCATTACTGGTGGATTTGAGGTCGCCCTCGCCTGCGACGTTCTGATCTGTTCGACGAGAGCAAGGTTCGCCGACACCCATGCCCGGGTCGGCATCACCCCGGGCTGGGGACTTTCACAGAAGCTGTCGAGGCTGATCGGGCCTTACCGGGCAAAGGAACTTTCGTTGACCGGCAATTTCCTGGACGCCGAGACGGCCTATGCCTGGGGCCTGGCAAACCGGGTCGTAGCCCCGGAAGAGCTCATCCCCACGGCCTTGAAGCTGGCGGCGGACATGGCCCAGATCGATGTGGAAATGCTGACCGGTTACAAGGCGATGATCGACGACGGCTATGAAATGAGCCTGCGTCAAGGCCTGGAGCTCGAACACGCGAGATCAAGCGCGCACAACCGGCACGTTACGCCTGACATGGTGGAACAGCGGCGGGCCGGCATTCAGGCCCGGGGACGCGCGCAGTAG
- a CDS encoding phosphopyruvate hydratase produces MTEIVDITAREILDSRGNPTVEVDVVLEDGSMGRAAVPSGASTGAHEAVEKRDGDKSRYGGKGVLQAVDAVNGEIYDALSGFDAEDQRRLDNVLIELDGTPNKSRLGANAILGVSLAAAKAAACAADLPLYKYVGGVNARVLPVPMMNIINGGAHADNPIDIQEFMILPTGAATFAEGLRMGAEIFHSLKSALKAAGHNTNVGDEGGFAPNIATAEEALAFIVKSGEAAGYKAGTDFLLGLDVASTEFFKGGRYDMAGEGKNLDPAGMVDYLAALAAAFPIATIEDGCAEDDFEGWKLLTDKLGGKVQLVGDDLFVTNPARLADGIGRGLANSILVKVNQIGTLSETLDAVDMAHRAGYTSVMSHRSGETEDSTIADLSVAANCGQIKTGSLARADRTAKYNQLLRIEEELGDQAIYLGRKALKRAG; encoded by the coding sequence ATGACCGAGATTGTCGACATCACCGCGCGTGAAATTCTGGACAGCCGGGGTAACCCCACCGTGGAAGTCGATGTTGTCCTCGAGGATGGCTCCATGGGCCGGGCGGCAGTGCCTTCAGGCGCTTCTACAGGCGCTCACGAGGCCGTAGAGAAGCGGGACGGTGACAAGTCCCGTTATGGCGGCAAGGGCGTGCTGCAGGCCGTGGATGCGGTCAATGGCGAAATCTACGACGCGCTCTCGGGATTCGACGCCGAAGATCAGCGCCGGCTGGACAATGTCCTGATCGAGCTCGACGGCACGCCGAACAAGTCCCGTCTGGGCGCCAACGCCATTCTGGGCGTCAGTCTGGCGGCGGCCAAGGCGGCGGCCTGCGCAGCTGACCTGCCCCTCTACAAGTATGTGGGCGGCGTAAACGCCCGCGTCCTGCCGGTTCCGATGATGAACATCATCAATGGCGGCGCCCATGCTGACAACCCGATCGACATCCAGGAATTCATGATCCTGCCCACCGGCGCGGCGACCTTCGCCGAAGGCCTTCGCATGGGCGCAGAGATCTTCCACAGTCTGAAGTCCGCACTGAAGGCGGCCGGGCACAATACCAATGTTGGCGACGAGGGCGGCTTCGCGCCGAACATCGCGACCGCCGAGGAAGCCCTGGCCTTCATCGTGAAGTCGGGCGAGGCCGCTGGCTACAAGGCGGGAACGGATTTCCTGCTCGGCCTGGACGTCGCCTCAACTGAATTCTTCAAGGGCGGAAGGTACGACATGGCCGGGGAGGGCAAGAACCTCGACCCTGCCGGAATGGTCGATTACCTGGCCGCCCTGGCGGCGGCCTTCCCGATCGCCACCATCGAGGATGGATGCGCCGAGGATGATTTCGAGGGCTGGAAGCTACTGACCGACAAACTCGGCGGCAAGGTCCAGCTGGTTGGCGATGATCTGTTCGTGACCAATCCGGCCCGTCTGGCGGACGGGATCGGGCGTGGTCTGGCAAATTCCATTCTGGTCAAGGTCAACCAGATCGGCACCCTGTCGGAAACCCTCGACGCCGTGGATATGGCCCACAGGGCCGGGTACACGTCGGTCATGAGCCACCGGTCAGGCGAAACCGAGGACTCGACCATCGCCGACCTGTCGGTCGCTGCGAACTGTGGGCAGATCAAGACCGGCTCCCTGGCGCGGGCCGACCGGACGGCCAAGTACAATCAGCTGCTCCGGATTGAGGAAGAGCTTGGCGATCAAGCCATATATCTGGGTCGAAAGGCTCTGAAACGCGCTGGCTGA
- a CDS encoding septum formation initiator produces MLSSLRTYIPTLALGLLISYFGFHALTGDRGILTTGERDAALAAKTAELELVRSQREDLEARARLLRDESLSADLLEERARSLLGFADPRDYVIRRQP; encoded by the coding sequence GTGCTATCTAGTCTGCGCACCTATATTCCTACCCTCGCCCTGGGGCTGCTGATCTCCTATTTCGGATTTCACGCCCTGACGGGTGATCGGGGAATACTGACTACCGGCGAGAGGGACGCGGCCCTGGCCGCGAAAACAGCGGAGCTGGAGCTGGTGCGCAGCCAGCGGGAAGATCTCGAGGCCCGCGCTCGCTTGTTGCGCGATGAATCCCTATCTGCTGATCTTCTGGAGGAACGTGCGCGTTCCCTGTTAGGTTTCGCTGATCCAAGAGATTATGTGATCCGGCGGCAGCCTTAG
- the pdhA gene encoding pyruvate dehydrogenase (acetyl-transferring) E1 component subunit alpha — protein sequence MARSPAVSPSKAKKTMGTVETASKDELLGYYRDMLMIRRFEERAGQLYGMGLIGGFCHLYIGQEAIAVGVQAIKKPGDQVITGYRDHGHMLACGMDPREVMAELTGRSGGSSKGKGGSMHMFSTEADFYGGHGIVGAQVSLGTGLALANKYKANGNVSFAYFGDGAANQGQVYESFNMAELWSLPVVYVIENNQYAMGTSIERASAETHLYKRGASFLIPGEEVDGMDVLAVRDAAGRAAEHARSGNGPYILEMKTYRYRGHSMSDPAKYRSREEVDEVRKNRDPIDHLQELLEKKGWADDAALKAIDAEVKRVVADAAEFARTSPEPDPSELYTDVYLEAAQ from the coding sequence ATGGCGCGCAGCCCAGCTGTCTCACCGTCGAAAGCCAAAAAAACCATGGGGACGGTTGAAACGGCCTCCAAGGACGAGTTGCTCGGTTATTATCGCGACATGCTGATGATCCGCCGCTTCGAAGAGCGGGCCGGGCAGCTTTACGGCATGGGGCTCATCGGCGGATTTTGCCATCTGTATATCGGCCAGGAAGCTATTGCCGTAGGCGTTCAGGCGATCAAGAAGCCCGGTGATCAGGTCATTACGGGCTATCGGGATCACGGCCACATGCTGGCCTGTGGAATGGACCCACGGGAGGTCATGGCCGAACTGACCGGTAGGTCCGGAGGGTCGTCCAAGGGCAAGGGCGGGTCCATGCACATGTTCTCGACCGAGGCGGACTTCTACGGCGGTCACGGGATCGTTGGCGCTCAGGTGAGCCTTGGTACGGGCTTGGCTCTCGCCAACAAATACAAGGCCAATGGCAATGTCAGCTTCGCCTATTTCGGCGACGGCGCGGCCAACCAGGGCCAGGTCTATGAGAGCTTCAACATGGCCGAGCTCTGGAGCCTGCCGGTCGTTTACGTGATCGAGAACAACCAGTACGCCATGGGAACCTCCATTGAGCGGGCTTCCGCAGAGACCCATCTTTACAAGCGCGGCGCCTCATTCCTGATCCCGGGCGAAGAGGTTGACGGTATGGATGTCCTGGCCGTCCGCGACGCCGCCGGAAGGGCCGCAGAGCACGCCAGGTCAGGAAATGGCCCCTACATTCTCGAAATGAAGACCTATCGCTATCGCGGGCATTCCATGAGTGATCCGGCGAAGTACCGCAGCCGGGAAGAGGTCGACGAGGTCCGGAAGAACCGTGATCCCATCGACCATCTGCAGGAACTGCTCGAAAAGAAGGGCTGGGCGGACGACGCGGCCCTGAAGGCCATAGACGCAGAGGTCAAACGCGTCGTCGCCGACGCCGCTGAATTTGCCCGAACCAGCCCCGAGCCTGATCCATCGGAGCTCTATACCGACGTCTACCTGGAGGCCGCACAGTGA
- a CDS encoding pyruvate dehydrogenase complex E1 component subunit beta has translation MTDILMPALSPTMEEGTLAKWFVKAGDSVRSGDVIAEIETDKATMEVEAVDEGVVEEILIPEGTEEVKVNTPIARLAGQGAVEAAPSPAPTAPVVAPAPVEKVAAPMPAVQVDPEIPADARLVRITVRDALRDAMAEEMRRDDAVFLMGEEVAQYQGAYKVSRDLLQEFGDRRVIDTPITEHGFAGLGVGAAMAGLKPIIEFMTFNFAMQAIDHIINSAAKTLYMSGGQIRCSIVFRGPNGAAARVGAQHSQDYSAWYAQVPGLKVVAPYDAADAKGLLKAAIRDPNPVVFLEHEMLYGTEFDIPADIDWVVPIGKAKVRRVGKDVTITAHSRMVGLALKAAEELAAEGIDAEVIDLRTLRPLDHETIVESVKKTNRLVTAEEGWGPMGVGAEVIARVLEHAFDYLDAPPTRVCQEDVPMPYAANLELLSLPGVEKIVQAAKAVCYR, from the coding sequence GTGACCGACATCCTGATGCCGGCCCTGTCCCCCACCATGGAAGAGGGGACCCTGGCGAAGTGGTTCGTGAAGGCCGGTGACTCGGTCCGCAGCGGCGACGTGATTGCCGAGATCGAGACAGACAAGGCGACCATGGAGGTCGAGGCGGTTGATGAAGGCGTCGTCGAGGAAATCCTCATCCCGGAAGGGACTGAAGAGGTAAAGGTCAATACGCCGATTGCCCGCCTGGCCGGGCAGGGGGCTGTTGAGGCGGCTCCTTCACCTGCGCCGACAGCGCCTGTAGTGGCGCCTGCGCCTGTCGAAAAGGTTGCTGCGCCCATGCCGGCTGTGCAGGTCGATCCGGAAATTCCGGCAGACGCCAGGCTGGTCAGGATCACTGTGCGCGACGCCCTGCGCGACGCCATGGCCGAAGAAATGCGTCGGGATGACGCCGTGTTCCTGATGGGCGAGGAAGTCGCGCAGTATCAGGGCGCCTACAAGGTCAGCCGTGACCTCCTTCAGGAGTTTGGCGACCGCAGGGTCATTGACACCCCGATCACTGAACATGGGTTCGCTGGTCTGGGCGTTGGCGCCGCCATGGCGGGTCTGAAGCCGATCATCGAGTTCATGACCTTCAACTTCGCCATGCAGGCTATTGATCATATTATCAATTCCGCAGCCAAGACCCTCTACATGTCTGGCGGACAGATCCGCTGCTCAATCGTCTTCCGTGGACCAAATGGTGCGGCGGCCCGGGTAGGCGCCCAGCACAGCCAGGACTATTCGGCCTGGTATGCCCAGGTGCCCGGTCTCAAGGTTGTGGCGCCCTATGATGCGGCCGACGCAAAGGGCCTTCTGAAGGCGGCGATCCGCGATCCCAACCCTGTCGTCTTCCTTGAGCACGAGATGCTCTATGGAACCGAGTTCGACATTCCGGCCGATATCGACTGGGTCGTGCCCATTGGCAAGGCCAAGGTCCGGCGGGTCGGGAAGGATGTCACCATCACGGCCCACTCCCGCATGGTTGGGCTGGCGCTCAAGGCGGCCGAGGAACTTGCAGCCGAAGGCATTGACGCCGAGGTCATCGACCTTCGCACCCTTCGCCCCCTTGACCATGAGACCATCGTCGAGAGCGTCAAGAAGACCAATCGTCTGGTCACGGCCGAGGAAGGCTGGGGTCCCATGGGGGTTGGCGCCGAGGTGATCGCCCGGGTGCTGGAACACGCCTTTGACTATCTGGACGCACCGCCGACCCGGGTGTGCCAGGAGGATGTTCCCATGCCCTACGCCGCGAACCTGGAGCTCCTGTCGCTTCCAGGCGTGGAAAAGATCGTTCAGGCCGCAAAGGCGGTTTGTTATCGATGA
- a CDS encoding aldehyde-activating protein, translating to MTGASWRQGGCHCGAVRFEVALVEPVEAQTCNCSMCGKVGFIHMIVPESRFRLDQGQDSLTEYVFNTGVAKHLFCRVCGVKAFYRPRSNPDGWSVNARCLDAPVALNLSEFDGQNWEANAGHLSHLSQEQP from the coding sequence ATGACCGGTGCTTCCTGGCGTCAGGGCGGCTGTCACTGCGGCGCAGTCCGTTTCGAGGTCGCGCTGGTTGAGCCCGTTGAGGCCCAGACCTGTAATTGTTCCATGTGTGGCAAGGTCGGCTTCATCCACATGATCGTCCCGGAGAGCCGTTTCCGGCTGGACCAGGGGCAGGACAGCCTCACCGAATATGTCTTCAATACCGGCGTCGCCAAACACCTGTTCTGTCGTGTCTGTGGGGTGAAAGCCTTCTACCGGCCGAGGTCCAACCCCGATGGCTGGTCAGTCAACGCCCGGTGCCTGGACGCGCCGGTCGCCCTCAACCTGTCCGAATTCGACGGCCAGAACTGGGAGGCCAACGCCGGCCATCTCAGCCATCTGTCCCAGGAGCAGCCATGA
- a CDS encoding pyruvate dehydrogenase complex dihydrolipoamide acetyltransferase, translating into MSTDILMPALSPTMEEGVLAKWFIKAGDTVRSGDVIAEIETDKATMEVEAVDEGVVEAILVPEGTEEVKVNTPIARLAGGDAKPAAQVVAEPVAVQAPPSPAPAKPVMAAVPTKAEGGRIFASPLARRIAEQKGLSLSDIKGTGPHGRIIKADVDAAQPGAPKAASARQDAAPATAVSAVPRQAQSLAQMGIADGSYDLIPLDGMRKTVARRMSDSFRDVPHFPLTIDLNIDALLAARVKINGMLEAQGQKVSVNDLVIKAAAVALKQVPEANASYSPEGIAMHHHADIAMAVAIDGGLITPIIRSAELKGLAQIASEAKDLATRARSKKLKPDEFQGGTFSISNLGMFGIKAFASIINEPQGAILSVGAGEKRAIVVGDQLAIATMMTVTLTCDHRVVDGAIGARWLQAFKALIEDPITMIV; encoded by the coding sequence ATGTCTACTGATATCCTCATGCCCGCCCTCTCGCCCACCATGGAGGAGGGTGTCCTCGCCAAGTGGTTCATCAAGGCCGGTGACACGGTCCGCAGCGGCGATGTCATTGCCGAGATCGAGACCGACAAGGCGACCATGGAGGTCGAGGCTGTAGACGAGGGCGTTGTCGAAGCAATCCTTGTCCCTGAGGGGACTGAAGAGGTGAAGGTAAACACGCCCATCGCCCGCCTCGCCGGAGGTGATGCAAAGCCCGCTGCGCAGGTTGTTGCCGAGCCCGTCGCCGTGCAGGCGCCACCTTCTCCCGCCCCTGCGAAGCCCGTTATGGCCGCTGTCCCGACCAAGGCTGAGGGCGGCCGGATTTTCGCTTCGCCCCTGGCCAGACGCATTGCTGAGCAGAAGGGCCTTTCCCTTTCCGACATCAAGGGGACAGGTCCCCATGGACGGATCATCAAGGCCGATGTGGATGCGGCCCAGCCCGGCGCCCCGAAGGCGGCGTCTGCACGGCAGGATGCGGCTCCCGCGACTGCCGTGTCCGCAGTTCCAAGGCAGGCCCAGTCCCTGGCGCAGATGGGCATTGCTGATGGCAGCTATGACCTGATCCCATTGGACGGGATGCGCAAGACAGTCGCCCGCCGCATGTCAGACAGCTTCCGGGATGTGCCTCACTTCCCGCTGACCATAGACCTGAACATCGACGCCCTGCTGGCGGCGCGGGTCAAGATCAATGGCATGCTTGAGGCCCAGGGACAGAAGGTCAGCGTCAATGATCTGGTGATCAAGGCCGCGGCGGTCGCCCTGAAGCAGGTTCCAGAGGCCAATGCCAGCTATTCGCCCGAAGGCATCGCCATGCACCATCACGCGGACATCGCCATGGCGGTCGCGATCGATGGCGGTCTGATTACGCCCATCATCCGCTCGGCCGAGCTGAAGGGGCTGGCGCAGATCGCATCCGAGGCCAAGGATCTGGCCACCCGCGCCCGATCGAAGAAGCTGAAGCCCGACGAGTTCCAGGGCGGCACCTTCTCCATTTCCAATCTTGGCATGTTCGGGATCAAGGCCTTCGCCTCCATCATCAATGAGCCGCAGGGTGCGATCCTCTCGGTTGGAGCCGGTGAGAAGCGCGCCATAGTGGTGGGTGACCAACTGGCCATAGCCACCATGATGACTGTGACCCTGACCTGTGATCATCGGGTGGTGGACGGCGCCATCGGCGCGCGCTGGCTGCAGGCCTTCAAGGCCCTGATCGAAGATCCCATCACCATGATCGTTTAG
- the lpdA gene encoding dihydrolipoyl dehydrogenase: MDFDLIVIGSGPGGYVTAIRASQLGMRTAIVERELLGGICLNWGCIPTKALLKSAEVYEQLGHLSDYGLKVQGASFDFDAIVTRSRGVSSQLNAGVAFLMKKHKIEVIEGVAKLEKGGLAPKVVVALKAGGSRTVTAKHVILATGARARTIPAIGLVPDGERIWTYREALVPKSTPKSLVVIGSGAIGIEFASFYRALGSDVTVIESLARILPVEDEEVSKAAQKAFEKRGLKFRVGATVKSLKASKSGVTLELESAGKAETLSSDVAIVAVGIVGNVEDMGLEALGVRIEKTHIVTDSHGATGVPGLYAIGDVAGPPWLAHKASHEGVHCIEHIAGLPSSNLTAPIPGCTYATPQIASIGLTEAQAKDKGLDIKVGRFPFKVNGKAIASGETEGFVKTIFDGKTGALIGAHMIGAEVTEMIQGYALAMTLEATEAELHATVYPHPTMSEAMHESALDAFGKVLHV; encoded by the coding sequence ATGGATTTCGACCTCATCGTCATCGGATCAGGGCCGGGCGGCTATGTCACGGCCATCCGCGCCAGCCAGCTTGGCATGCGCACCGCCATTGTTGAGCGGGAACTCCTGGGCGGCATCTGCCTCAACTGGGGCTGTATCCCGACCAAGGCCCTGCTGAAATCCGCCGAGGTCTATGAGCAACTGGGCCACCTTTCTGACTATGGTCTCAAGGTTCAGGGGGCCAGCTTCGACTTTGACGCCATAGTCACACGTTCCCGTGGCGTTTCATCCCAGCTGAATGCTGGCGTCGCCTTCCTGATGAAGAAGCACAAGATCGAGGTGATCGAGGGCGTCGCAAAGCTGGAAAAGGGTGGGCTTGCGCCCAAGGTGGTCGTGGCCCTGAAGGCTGGCGGAAGCCGGACAGTCACGGCCAAGCATGTGATCCTGGCGACAGGCGCCAGGGCCCGCACCATTCCCGCCATTGGGCTGGTTCCCGACGGCGAACGCATCTGGACCTATCGGGAGGCCCTGGTCCCGAAATCAACGCCCAAGTCCCTGGTCGTCATTGGTTCGGGCGCCATAGGCATTGAGTTCGCCAGCTTCTATCGGGCTCTGGGCTCCGATGTGACGGTGATCGAGAGCCTTGCCCGCATTCTCCCCGTCGAGGATGAGGAGGTGTCAAAGGCGGCGCAGAAGGCCTTTGAAAAGCGCGGACTGAAATTCCGTGTCGGCGCCACGGTGAAGAGTCTCAAGGCCAGCAAGTCCGGCGTCACTCTGGAGCTGGAGTCTGCCGGCAAGGCCGAAACCCTGAGTTCAGATGTCGCCATCGTGGCGGTCGGTATTGTGGGGAATGTTGAGGACATGGGGCTCGAGGCCCTGGGTGTCAGAATCGAGAAGACCCACATTGTAACCGACAGTCACGGTGCGACGGGCGTGCCAGGACTCTACGCGATCGGCGATGTGGCGGGTCCGCCCTGGCTGGCGCACAAGGCCAGCCATGAAGGTGTCCATTGCATTGAGCATATAGCTGGTCTGCCGTCCTCAAACCTGACAGCGCCAATCCCTGGATGCACTTATGCAACGCCGCAAATCGCTTCCATTGGCCTGACTGAGGCGCAGGCGAAGGATAAGGGTCTGGACATCAAGGTCGGCCGTTTCCCGTTCAAGGTGAATGGCAAGGCCATCGCGTCCGGGGAGACCGAGGGTTTCGTCAAGACCATCTTCGATGGCAAGACTGGCGCCCTCATCGGAGCCCATATGATCGGGGCAGAAGTCACAGAAATGATTCAGGGCTATGC